The Antarcticibacterium flavum genome contains the following window.
TGATAGGCCTTACCGGCATTTTTTTATATATTTTATTTGAGGATAACCTTGAAAACCGGTTTGAGGAAAGGTTGCTTCAAAGGGCTGTTCTTGCTGCTGAAATTCTTCTGGAAAAGGATGAACTCAATGAAAGTACGTACGAAGCTATTACCCTTAGGTATTTGCAGAAGTTGCCGGCCGAAAAGGTTTTTTACCTCAGGACTAATAATGGAGTGATCAATTACTCCCAAATTCCGGTAGAATTTGCAAATGTCAATGAAATCGAAACTGCCATTGAAGAGGACTACAACTTTTTCGAGGTAGGGAAATTAAAGGTGTGTAGCCTTTATTATGAGGACAACCAGGGAAATTATATAGTTCTGCTCGCTGCCAGGGATTTAAACGGGGAAGAGCAGCTAAATTTTTTGCAGAGGACAATTTGGATCATAATTATTACAGCACTCTTTATAATAGCTTTGATCTCACTCCTCTTTGCAAATCAAATCCTTAAACCTATTAATTCAATGATAAGCCGGGTGCAGGAAATAAGAAGTAATAAACTGGAACTGCGTCTTGATGAGGGAAAGGGTAAGGATGAGATTTCCAGGCTTGCACAAACGTTTAATGAGATGCTCTCCCGTCTTGAAAATTCATTTTACACACAAAGGAAATTTATTCAAAATGCATCTCACGAATTGCGCACCCCTCTTACTGTAATCCTCGGTGAGGCAGAATATGCGCTTAAATCGGGCAAATTAGAGGAGGACCAGGAAATGGCAATGCAAAAAATATATCAACAGGCAGATCATTTAAGGCAATTATTAAATTCCTTGTTACAGCTTTCAGAAATAAGGAATGATAATTTCCAATCAAGTTTCGAGATCCTGCGCCTGGATGAGCTTGTGCAACAAGTTGTTATAAATACCAACCAAACAATTTCAGCAGGAAAGATTCATCTCGAATATAAGGATACTGAAACCCTATCGACAGATTCCTTTGAGATCCTTGGAAATGAGCTATGGCTGGAAATAGCTTTTACCAACCTGCTCACAAATGCCCTCAAGTATTCCGGAAACAAACCTGTGAAAGTCACCCTCCTTCATGCCAGGGAAAAGGTCGAGGTTTTTGTTGAAGATAAAGGCATTGGAATTGCAAATGATGAGATAGAAAAGATCTTCACGCCGTTCTACCGTGGCAGCAATGCCGGGACGAAAAAAGGCTACGGCATAGGTCTCGCGCTTACCCGCAATATTGTAAAAATCCATAAAGGGGAGATCAATATAGAATCCCGTCCAAACAAGGGATCAATTATAAAGGTAGAGCTACCAAAGGCAGTAAACTTTTAATTATATTCTAATCTCTTTCACAAGCCATTTTTAGTGTTTCTGAATTTCTTTGCAGAAAAAATTCAGACTATGAATAGTACATCCACCTCATTTCTTTTTTTATTTATATTATTCATGGTTCCTAATGCTATGAAAGCCCAGGAAAACGGCAACCGGAGTGAGGAAGACCTACCATTAAAACTTGAACATGCCGAGCCTCTTTATATTGACCTCATAAGGGATCTGGGTGCCAGAAAGGGTGAAAAGGAGTGGAACATAGGTGCAGGAATTTCAGATAACCTCGATTTTGACAGTTACGAATTCTTAGTTGAATATGAGTGGGCAGTGGCAGACAGGCTGGGCCTGGAAATTGAAGTTCCGGTAACAATCTTCAGCCGTAATGCTTTAAACCGGGGAATGTTTAACCGGCCCAATGACAGGATAGAAAGCCTGAAACTGGCAGGACAATATACTTTTCTCGTCTCAGAAAAACTTCAAACCTCCCTAGCAATTGGAAATATTGCAGAGATAGAACTTGTAGATCTAAACAGCCTTTCTTTTAATAATCTCACACAAGGGCTGGTTATCAATCCCTTCTTTGTTGCCGCCACAAGGCTTACATCCTCCTGGCACGCCTTATTATACACGGGACCAAGGTTCTTTACAGGCTGGAATGGACATGAAAACAGTTTTGCCTACGAAATTAACTCAAACCTGCACTATATGATTCCAAATACCTCCAACTTTATTGGACTGGAGGTGAATCAATTGATCGAGGACGGGCAATTAAAAACGGTATTAAGGCCGCAAATGAGAGTAGAGATAAAGGACTCCTTGAAAATAGGAATTGTACCGGGTATCTCATTAAACAGGGATGAGGAAAGATTTAGTTCTTTTATAAGGTTGATCTACGAGCCAGAGCATTAATCTTCCGTTGTCTGTAATGTATCGGCAGGAATGATCTGGTAGGCGATATTTACTTTTTTACGGCCCCATTTACGGGCACGCTTGACATCCTCGCCCATATAAATATCAATCTTGTTTTTCCAGCGGTAATGCATTTTATCCTTAACTAAAAATACACCTTCAAACCCTTCGATCTTTACCGGGGTGTTATGGTCCAGTCCCTTTTCAATGAGGTCCCTGGATACTGCAATCACCTTCATACCGGGCTCGATGGTATCACCCCAGGCCGTTACCCTGGGATTTCCCCCGGTTTGATAACCCAGAGAATTATAGGCAGAGGCAGTTACCGTAAGGCTGTCCCATATCTCTACAGGCTCCTCTGCTTCACTGTTAAAATTACAACCGGAAAAACCTGCAGATAAATATAAAAATCCCGTTACAAGTAGTACCTGTAATAGGGGTTTAAAGTATGTATGTCTCTTACTTTTCCGGTTGTTCATTTCAATGTTTTATAAACTCCAGCCCTGCCTGTATTCCCTTTTCACGTACTGGTTGGCCTCCTCAAAATTTGTCACTTTCATATTCTCTGCATCCCACAGCATTTTAATATCGCGTCCTGGGAATTGGTAGACTGTGCGCCCCTGTTCATTTTGTGATTCATTTCTAATATCCTGTCCTCTTATGGCAAGGTTGGCTATTAATAAAGTTTCAGTAAGAGGGCCGGCAATCTCAAATGGGGAACTTAAATCTTTTTTTCCGTATCCCGCGATGGCACCTTCCACCCATTGAGCATAATGACCCTGGGCTCCTCCAGGAACACGATCAAGCTGTTGAGGCACATTCACCTCTTCAGTCCTTGACGTTGGAAGCAGCCTTGGATTCGTACCATAGGTACCACACATCATCTTACCTTTTGTTCCTATAAAAAGAACCCCGTTACCACCATCACCAAAAGTCTCATTTGGTCCCAGTTCTTCAGGTCGTTTTGGCTTAATACCACCATCCATCCAGTGCATGGTAAGGTCACCATCTGTACGTTCATTGCCCGGGAAAGTCATGATCACATGGCTTGAAGGAGGGCAACTTTCTGGGAAATAACCTCGCTGGAACTCGCCCACATATACACTTCCCACGCTACATTGAACATCTTTTGGATAACTTAGATCCAGGACTTTATACGGGGCTTCTACAAGATGACAACCCATATCTCCCAGGGCACCTGTACCATAATCCCACCAGCCTCGCCAGTTAAAAGGTACCAGTCCTTCAATATAATTCTTTTTGGGGGCAGTTCCAAGCCATAGATCCCAATCTAAACCTTCTGGCACAGGGGCAGGTTCACTGGGCCATGGAATTCCCTGCGGCCATACAGGCCTGTCTGTCCAGCAATAAACTGTATGAACCTTTCCAAGCAACCCGGCATTGAACCATTCCTGCATGATCCTCACCCCATCACCAGATGCTCCCTGGTTTCCCATTTGTGTCACTACTTTATAATCACGGGCTGCTTTTGTCAATGCCCGGGCTTCGTAAATATCATGCGTTAGAGGTTTTTGCACATACACATGTTTCCCCATTTCCATGGCAGCCATGGTTTGTACAGCATGATTATGGTCTGGTGTGGAAACAGATACAGCATCAAAATTCTTAC
Protein-coding sequences here:
- a CDS encoding HAEPLYID family protein, translating into MNSTSTSFLFLFILFMVPNAMKAQENGNRSEEDLPLKLEHAEPLYIDLIRDLGARKGEKEWNIGAGISDNLDFDSYEFLVEYEWAVADRLGLEIEVPVTIFSRNALNRGMFNRPNDRIESLKLAGQYTFLVSEKLQTSLAIGNIAEIELVDLNSLSFNNLTQGLVINPFFVAATRLTSSWHALLYTGPRFFTGWNGHENSFAYEINSNLHYMIPNTSNFIGLEVNQLIEDGQLKTVLRPQMRVEIKDSLKIGIVPGISLNRDEERFSSFIRLIYEPEH
- a CDS encoding 3D domain-containing protein, with translation MNNRKSKRHTYFKPLLQVLLVTGFLYLSAGFSGCNFNSEAEEPVEIWDSLTVTASAYNSLGYQTGGNPRVTAWGDTIEPGMKVIAVSRDLIEKGLDHNTPVKIEGFEGVFLVKDKMHYRWKNKIDIYMGEDVKRARKWGRKKVNIAYQIIPADTLQTTED
- a CDS encoding HAMP domain-containing sensor histidine kinase, coding for MKIKYKIAAIFSLICSAMIGLTGIFLYILFEDNLENRFEERLLQRAVLAAEILLEKDELNESTYEAITLRYLQKLPAEKVFYLRTNNGVINYSQIPVEFANVNEIETAIEEDYNFFEVGKLKVCSLYYEDNQGNYIVLLAARDLNGEEQLNFLQRTIWIIIITALFIIALISLLFANQILKPINSMISRVQEIRSNKLELRLDEGKGKDEISRLAQTFNEMLSRLENSFYTQRKFIQNASHELRTPLTVILGEAEYALKSGKLEEDQEMAMQKIYQQADHLRQLLNSLLQLSEIRNDNFQSSFEILRLDELVQQVVINTNQTISAGKIHLEYKDTETLSTDSFEILGNELWLEIAFTNLLTNALKYSGNKPVKVTLLHAREKVEVFVEDKGIGIANDEIEKIFTPFYRGSNAGTKKGYGIGLALTRNIVKIHKGEINIESRPNKGSIIKVELPKAVNF
- a CDS encoding Gfo/Idh/MocA family protein, translated to MKKKSTSLSSSRRSFLKNTALAATGVMIVPRHVLGGPGFIAPSDRLIVAGIGVGGKGESDLANFAKSGKAEIGFLCDVDDRRAAASRARFPKAKYYKDYREMLDKEGKNFDAVSVSTPDHNHAVQTMAAMEMGKHVYVQKPLTHDIYEARALTKAARDYKVVTQMGNQGASGDGVRIMQEWFNAGLLGKVHTVYCWTDRPVWPQGIPWPSEPAPVPEGLDWDLWLGTAPKKNYIEGLVPFNWRGWWDYGTGALGDMGCHLVEAPYKVLDLSYPKDVQCSVGSVYVGEFQRGYFPESCPPSSHVIMTFPGNERTDGDLTMHWMDGGIKPKRPEELGPNETFGDGGNGVLFIGTKGKMMCGTYGTNPRLLPTSRTEEVNVPQQLDRVPGGAQGHYAQWVEGAIAGYGKKDLSSPFEIAGPLTETLLIANLAIRGQDIRNESQNEQGRTVYQFPGRDIKMLWDAENMKVTNFEEANQYVKREYRQGWSL